In one Cyclopterus lumpus isolate fCycLum1 chromosome 22, fCycLum1.pri, whole genome shotgun sequence genomic region, the following are encoded:
- the LOC117751535 gene encoding cytokine receptor-like factor 1 isoform X2 translates to MNAVLEICCLVLTLLPPGGLSLSTHVAVIYPQDPVLRMGSNLTASCWVHPELGVHASSLFWTLNGQPLPSSLYRVLSPTNLSVTLAGLNASRQTSGDNLVCHNHKGHILAGSCLYVGMPPEKPVNLTCWSRNTKDLTCSWAPGGRGETNISTQYTLKYKLRWYGKEKECEDYTHTQPYSCSITRDLHLFTPYEIWVEASNQLGRAASDFITLDILDVVTTDPPSGVTVSRVGQLEDQLSVRWEAPPALKDFLFQAKYQIRYRLEESQDWKVMDDVGNQTSCRLAGLRPGTVYFVQVRCNPVGIYGSRKAGIWSEWSHPTAASTPHSERLTPGSCDSKSSGDSNSTLRRELKQFFGWVRKHAYGCSSMSMKLYDQWRVLMQKSHKARNQVGSPRG, encoded by the exons ATGAACGCCGTGTTGGAGATCTGCTGCCTGGTCCTCACGCTGCTCCCTCCCGGCGGGCTGAGCCTGTCCACAC ATGTAGCGGTGATATACCCCCAGGACCCGGTCCTGCGCATGGGGTCCAACCTGACCGCCAGCTGCTGGGTCCACCCGGAGCTCGGCGTGCACGCCAGCTCCCTGTTCTGGACGCTCAACGGTCAACCGCTGCCCAGCTCGCTGTACAGAGTGCTGAGCCCCACCAACCTCAGCGTGACGCTGGCCGGCCTCAACGCCTCCAGGCAGACGTCCGGAGACAACCTGGTGTGCCACAACCACAAAGGACACATCCTGGCCGGCTCCTGCCTCTACGTCGGCA TGCCTCCGGAGAAGCCGGTCAACCTGACCTGCTGGTCCAGGAACACCAAAGACCTGACTTGCAGCTGGGccccaggaggaagaggagagactaACATcagcacacagtacacactcaagTACAAACTCAG gtGGTATGGCAAGGAGAAGGAGTGTGAGgactacacgcacacgcagccGTACTCCTGCAGCATCACGCGGGACCTGCACCTCTTCACGCCCTACGAGATCTGGGTGGAGGCCTCCAACCAGCTGGGCCGGGCCGCCTCCGACTTCATCACCCTCGACATCCTCGACGTGG tgaccacTGACCCTCCGTCCGGTGTGACCGTGAGTCGCGTCGGCCAGTTGGAGGACCAGCTGAGCGTCCGCTGGGAGGCTCCGCCCGCTCTCAAAGACTTCCTGTTCCAGGCCAAGTACCAGATCCGCTACAGGCTGGAGGAGAGCCAGGACTGGAAg GTGATGGACGACGTCGGGAATCAGACGTCTTGTAGATTGGCCGGACTGAGACCGGGAACGGTGTATTTTGTCcag GTTCGCTGTAACCCGGTGGGGATCTACGGCTCTCGCAAAGCCGGGATCTGGAGTGAGTGGAGCCACCCCACTGCTGCATCCACACCCCACAGTg AGCGGCTGACCCCGGGCTCGTGTGACTCCAAGTCCAGCGGGGACTCTAACTCCACCCTCCGGCGTGAGCTGAAGCAGTTCTTCGGGTGGGTGCGTAAGCACGCCTACGGGTGCAGCAGCATGTCCATGAAGCTGTACGACCAGTGGAGGGTGCTGATGCAGAAGTCACACAAAGCTCGCAACCAGGTAG GTTCTCCAAGGGGATAA
- the LOC117751535 gene encoding cytokine receptor-like factor 1 isoform X1, whose translation MNAVLEICCLVLTLLPPGGLSLSTHVAVIYPQDPVLRMGSNLTASCWVHPELGVHASSLFWTLNGQPLPSSLYRVLSPTNLSVTLAGLNASRQTSGDNLVCHNHKGHILAGSCLYVGMPPEKPVNLTCWSRNTKDLTCSWAPGGRGETNISTQYTLKYKLRWYGKEKECEDYTHTQPYSCSITRDLHLFTPYEIWVEASNQLGRAASDFITLDILDVVTTDPPSGVTVSRVGQLEDQLSVRWEAPPALKDFLFQAKYQIRYRLEESQDWKVMDDVGNQTSCRLAGLRPGTVYFVQVRCNPVGIYGSRKAGIWSEWSHPTAASTPHSERLTPGSCDSKSSGDSNSTLRRELKQFFGWVRKHAYGCSSMSMKLYDQWRVLMQKSHKARNQVLQGDKS comes from the exons ATGAACGCCGTGTTGGAGATCTGCTGCCTGGTCCTCACGCTGCTCCCTCCCGGCGGGCTGAGCCTGTCCACAC ATGTAGCGGTGATATACCCCCAGGACCCGGTCCTGCGCATGGGGTCCAACCTGACCGCCAGCTGCTGGGTCCACCCGGAGCTCGGCGTGCACGCCAGCTCCCTGTTCTGGACGCTCAACGGTCAACCGCTGCCCAGCTCGCTGTACAGAGTGCTGAGCCCCACCAACCTCAGCGTGACGCTGGCCGGCCTCAACGCCTCCAGGCAGACGTCCGGAGACAACCTGGTGTGCCACAACCACAAAGGACACATCCTGGCCGGCTCCTGCCTCTACGTCGGCA TGCCTCCGGAGAAGCCGGTCAACCTGACCTGCTGGTCCAGGAACACCAAAGACCTGACTTGCAGCTGGGccccaggaggaagaggagagactaACATcagcacacagtacacactcaagTACAAACTCAG gtGGTATGGCAAGGAGAAGGAGTGTGAGgactacacgcacacgcagccGTACTCCTGCAGCATCACGCGGGACCTGCACCTCTTCACGCCCTACGAGATCTGGGTGGAGGCCTCCAACCAGCTGGGCCGGGCCGCCTCCGACTTCATCACCCTCGACATCCTCGACGTGG tgaccacTGACCCTCCGTCCGGTGTGACCGTGAGTCGCGTCGGCCAGTTGGAGGACCAGCTGAGCGTCCGCTGGGAGGCTCCGCCCGCTCTCAAAGACTTCCTGTTCCAGGCCAAGTACCAGATCCGCTACAGGCTGGAGGAGAGCCAGGACTGGAAg GTGATGGACGACGTCGGGAATCAGACGTCTTGTAGATTGGCCGGACTGAGACCGGGAACGGTGTATTTTGTCcag GTTCGCTGTAACCCGGTGGGGATCTACGGCTCTCGCAAAGCCGGGATCTGGAGTGAGTGGAGCCACCCCACTGCTGCATCCACACCCCACAGTg AGCGGCTGACCCCGGGCTCGTGTGACTCCAAGTCCAGCGGGGACTCTAACTCCACCCTCCGGCGTGAGCTGAAGCAGTTCTTCGGGTGGGTGCGTAAGCACGCCTACGGGTGCAGCAGCATGTCCATGAAGCTGTACGACCAGTGGAGGGTGCTGATGCAGAAGTCACACAAAGCTCGCAACCAG GTTCTCCAAGGGGATAAATCCTAG